The Candidatus Nanosynbacter featherlites DNA window CATCATAACTATAAAAGCTTTCGGGTAAGAAGCCGTTAGCTTTGATGTATTTTTTAATATCATAGCCATAGAACACAGTCGAGAAATTATACTCCACACCAACCTTCTTGATCTTGCCTTTGAAAAATACATTACATAGATCTTGGTCAGCCACCTCATAGTGATTATGTCGCAAATGCTCGCGCATCTTGGCATCAATCTTATCTTTCATCCATTTTTTGTGATTAATCAGCATAATTCCGCAGTTAAAGTAGCCGTCGGTTGGTTTCAAACCGATGACCTCTTTATGTGCGTTTACCATAGTAGCGTCATATGACAATGCCATTACATTATCTTCAAAATCAAGTTCCAAAAGACCATCGAGCGCTCCGCTGATAACCGTGTGTGGGTTAATGTACAAGATTCGGTCTGTTTTGATATCAAGCTTAGCAAACGCCAGCATTTTATACCATGTGATATACAGCCCCTTCCACGCCTTGACGCCGATCTCTTTCAGTTCATCAGGGTAGCTTGAGACATCAACAAACGTGATTGTGGCATTTTGGTAGTTACCAACCATTTTATTAAACTTATTGATGCTAGCTTTTTTGAGCTGGTGTCCGAGATAAAAAATATTAATCTCTTTCAAGTGTTTGTTGTTTTCCAAAAGTGACACAATAGAGATTGCGCTAACTACGGCATAGTTGTCATCGCTCTGGTATATAACGTTTAGAGTTCCTTTATTCATGCCTGCAATTCCTATCCATTAACCGGCAGTTGTTTAATGTAGTCTTTCAACATGTCCGTATAGTCTCTTGGTGTGAAACCCGCTCGACGCAACTTCGACAAATCCATATCACTGTTGAGCGGTCGTGGCGCAAAGCCTGGTTTACTGGCTGCATATTCCTCGGTGGAAATCGGCTGCACACGGTTACGGTCATGTCCAGCATATTCAAAAACATCGGCAGCAATTTCATGCCATGACTTTACTGGACCATCATTGGATACATTATACAGTCCATATGCCACATTATTATCCAAAAAATACTTGGTAGCTCGAGCAATCTCTGACGCAAACGTTAGCCGACCAAATTGGTCATCGACGACTTTTGGATTGATACGCATATCCGCCAAGTTTTTCATGGTTTTTGGCATATTATGTCCATCACCAACAACCCATGACACTCGCATAATGTAGTGTTTTGGCACTAAACTAACCGCCAAATCGCCCGCCGCCTTACTTTCTCCATAGACCAAAAGAGGTGCAACTACTTCATCATCTTGATGGTTTTTCTCTCGACCATCCCAAACATAATCTGACGAATAGTGGACAAGGGTTTTGTTTTGTTCAATCGCAATTTTAGCGAGGTTACGTGGACCATAAGCATTAGCTAGCCATGTCTTAGCACGCAGCTCGTCTGTCTCAGAACCATCGGCATTAACCAAAGCTGCTGCATTGATGATAACGTCGTATTTTGACCAGTCAAAGGCCTTTACTTGCTCCTCATCGGCTATATCCAACTCTTCTCGTGATAATGCCTTAGCGTCTGGAAACATGGCACACAACGCCTTACCTAGTTGTCCACCTGCTCCTAAAATTACGTATTTCTTACTCATAACTCCCCTTTATCTTTGTCAGTTATTATAGCATCTTTTAGCGATCGCTTATAGATAACTAACAGAAGTGTCACTTGCAACAAGCTAATCATCATAAAAACCAACACACTACCCAACATCGCTAATCGCTCAATCAAACACATAGACACCACTACCGCCAAAATATCTGTGAGTAATAATGTATAAAATTGTCCCTTAAACCGACGCATGATGATTAGTAGGTTAACATAAATCGACACAAAAGCGTTCGCCGCCGCACCAATCACCATAATTGTTAAATCGAGTTGGAAATTATTAATATTGATGCCAAAAATAACATTAAGCACCCAAACACCAATCAGATAGCTTAGAACAACCGAAAGCACTCCCATTCCAAAAGTTATGTGATTCATTTTACTAACAACTTGCGCAAATTCCTTCAACTTTCTTTTTACTAATAGTTCAGATAGATTCACCACATTTGGCTGAATGATAAACGAGATAAAGAGTCCAAGAAGCGTAATCGGCATCGCCATAATACCAAAATAACCAATCTGGTCAGGATGCGATTTATCTAAAAAATACCGTGGGATATTGAGTGAAAACATCGTCAAAAACATCACAACAAACACCGCTGACGTGTGTTTCATGATAGCAACAGCCTGAGCGATATATTCTTTGCATAGTTTTTTACTTACGTTAATAACTTCAACGCGTCGCACCCAAAGTATATCGTAGAGGAATATGATAAGCACATTAACCAACAATATTGCCAATGTACCGTATATAACATTTTTGGTGACAATGTCAACCGCCATGAACGCCGCAAAACCAAGCATCGCTTTCATGGTTAATGATATACCAGCGACATATAACTTATGATGAATTTGTAAAACACCATACAGCGAGTCAGCAATTGATTCTAGGATTTTAAAGGTCACTAAAATCATAATTAAGCCTGTTTTTGTAGCGTTATAGCCGTTCAGCACACAGAATACTACTGCGGAAATCGCCACAATAAGTGATGCGATGAAGCGTACGGCGACGTATCCACCACTCGAAAACTCCCGCTTAACATCAGACACTTGATAGGTCCGACCACCCCATAAAGAAACCGCCCAAAACACCACTGAAAGTGACAACGCAAACGAAAACAGTCCAGAATCGTCAATGCCATTTAGTCGAGTGATGACAATGAGTAATACCGGAGAGATCGCACTCTGTAGTAATGAACCCAGCGAGTTCCAGAGATAATCTTTTTTGATATTTTGCATACAGTCGCCTCACGTTACGGGGTATACATGAAATACCGCTGAAACGTTATCAATAGCGCCATTATCACCAATAACAAAATGATTAGCGATGAAATCATGATGATATTTTTCTTATCTTGAGGTTTTAGCTCAGCTCCTCGACCCAAAAATATCGCCATGAAAATTATGATAAGTGTTGGCAAGAAATAGCGACCCTGGACCCCGTAGATGATGTCAAAGTTATATGGTGTATACGTTAGATAGATAGCTACATTAACTGCAACAAAGTGTACCGCGGCCAAACCTACAGCTAACCAACGCCAAGAGTTCGGGATAGTAAGCTTACTCTTGTCCTTTCCTAACGATACCGTTGCTGTCATTCCTAACACAAAGATATATATATAACCCATCCATAATGGATATAATGTATCGGCCGCACCAAAAGTACCAATTACACCTCGAGCTTCATCATCACCAAATGATGTCATATATGAATTCCACAAAACACGAGGTCCTCGTCTTGGATGTTCTTTGAGATTCTGTAATTGTTTATCTGATTGTATATTTTGAGGCAATGAATCACTTCTGTATTCATATTCTCCTGCATTGTTCGCCATCACTATATTAGCTCCAAGCAGCAATACACTGATAATTGTAGCCGCAATCGACCAACGCCAAAAATGCTTCTTTTTTACCAAAATAATGATCAATGGCAAAAACAGATATAGTAGCGGCTTAGACCAAACGATCGCACCGCACAGCATGGCTAATTTAATCCATTGATTACGTTGGATGTCGGTCGATTGTACATACAGGCGTAGCGTATATGCAAGGAATAACAACAATAAAGCATATGATACTCCATCAGTTCCTACCATAGACTGCTGGAATAACATCATTGGCAACAACGCAACAAACGTAAATAAATATTTTTTACCTGGTAATAGTTTAATAGCAAAATAAACTATTACCACTGACGCTAAAGCTAATAGTATTCGTGCAATATAGAGAGAGATAACCGGGCTGAGATTAAAGACGTTAGCCAAAAATACCCCTGGAACAGCTGGTAAATAGGTTAGAAAATTGTATGAAACCATAGGCGGTTGATACCGCTCACTTGGGTTCAATGATCTCTTGACAGCTTGCTTAGTGCGATTAAAATCATATTTTTTAGCTGAAAAACCGCGAATCTCATCATCATAGAACGTTAGTCTCAGCGTCTCACCAATAGATTTTGGCAAACTAGCACCAGTGCTTTTTGGGTTGACTGGTATAACATATCCGTGTGCGATATACTGCACACGAATATAATGCTCTGGCTCATCAGGACCTTGAAATGGAGGGGTGATGATCGCAAAGCCTAATGCACCAATTAACCCAACTATAAGGTAGATTTTATGCGGCTGACTACACAGCAACACTAACTTTTTCTTGACACTATCAAGCTTCTCTCGCACCGTCTTCATATAGCACTAATTATACACTCATGTTCGCTGTTTTGCTATATGAGTTCACCCTTAGCTAGTAGGCTAACTGTGATATAGGAAATCTTAACGATAGGCAGTTTTTCTTTATTCAGCTCAACAAATTTTTGCCAGCTACGAATCGGGTGCAAAGTTCCGTTCCTTAGATGATAGATTGTACCACCTGGATCGCCCACAAACTGCGGCAGTTTTGCTTCTTTGGTCAGTATGGCGCATGTTTTGCTTTGTAGTGGATATGGGTTTTGTGACGGTAGGTGTAATTCATATAATGTACCGCCCATTCCTAAGTAACTGCGGCCCTCGCAACTAACATATGGAGACAAGACTCGGTTGCTGACTTTGTATTTTTCAACCACCCTGTCATCAACTTGGCGGATGGCGCCATTGACACCCAAATCAGCAGCTTGATCAAAGTGTGACAGCGGGATGAGTGTGTCGTATCCATCAGAAACATATACCGTACCATTAGAGGGTGCTTTTACCATTTTACCGGGTGCAAAGACCACGTTGCCTGAAGGAATCTTTCGAATAGTCTCACCAGATAGCCAAGCGATAGTTGGTCGCTCAGTCTTAGTGATGGCAAATACATCCTCCATAGCAACTATCGGTCGTTTCTGGCGTGATTCCATGACATATACCGTGCCATTATCTGACGATTTCAGGGTCACAACATCGTCCAGCGCCCCAGATCCAGGCAACGAGCGGACCGTTTCTTCTGATAGCGCCAACGGACTGACTGGTATATCTTGTGGCTTAGTGACTTTCTTTTTACCCTGATTGGTAATGAGGAATGTCTCCCCGGCTGGATTTTTAACATAATCATCGACTGTTTGATTAGTTTGCGGTAGTTTGTTGATGCTTTCTTGTTGCAATACACCGCCGCCAAGCGATTGCAAGGTTTGATCGACATATTCAGAGTGTCTAATGTTGTGTAATGTTCCGTTGCTAATCAGCTTTTGGTGACCAGTGTCTCTGTTTCTCACGACCGCTGCCTCTCTGACGATTGGTGTGCCGTATGGCAGATATTGAATGGCTGATTCGCCCAGAACATTATATCCCTGGTCGTATTGTTGCAAAGCTAATGATTTGTCATCCAAGACCTCACGGCGCGTACCATTTTGGATATAGAATCGCTTACCACTAGTTGTCTTATAGCCGTGTCCCATGCGCGGACCGTGATAGAATTTATTCACTTGTGCCTCAGTCAGTAACATACTATTGCCGCAATCCATACCGTATTGTGCCACCATGGCACAGGTTGTAAATGCCAGTCTGATGCCAGAATCATAGAAATACACCGTGCCGTCAGGTGATCGCATCAATCGATTCGCTACCTGGCCTGTCGGAATTTTATCTAGATACGCTTGAGACACAAAACCAACACCACCCAGAGGAGATAATGCCGCCAAAATGTCATAGTTCGGTACCGGATATTTAACATTATCCGACACCAGGTAGACTGTTGCGTTATCATGAGACCTCAGCAAGGTACTGTTGACGTGGGTGCTACCAAACCACTCCCTAAACATATAGAAGAAGTTGCGGTTGCCGTATGCTCCACAGTGTGCCGTGCCAGGATAAGCCGCCAGTGCTGCATCATTTGGTACATATGGTGTATAGATATACAGGCTGGCAGTTGCGTAATTTTCAATATATACATCTCGGTAGCCACAAGCAGGATTTGGGTTATACAAAATTCTATTGACTCGACCCGGCTGATAATTATAGTTTTGAATTTCGTTGCGATATTTTCGTAATTGCCAAGCAGCTTTATTTACTTGCTTATAAAAGCCGGCTTTTTCATTATCACAGTTTGCAGAATAACCTGGACCACTGTCAGGACAGCCATAACCCATGGCATATTTGTACTGTGACCGCAACGGCCAAGAGTCGGCAAACAACGGACCAGCCGATTCTTTTCTTAATGTTACCAACAATACTTGTGGGTTAATTTGATATCGTTGCGCAGCATCCCAGATGATTTGACCAGCATTGATACCACCAGGAAAGGCACCGCCACCACGATCAAAGGAAGTCTCGCCGTTGTTTGGATTTTCGTGATAATTTTGTAAACAAACGTATGGTGGACCATGCCAGCCACGCTGTGCTGCGTACTGGGCTTTGGTATTGCCGTGGCCAGAAGGTCCAGTACCCCAGGTGTCACACGCCGGTGTGTGCTGTTCAATAAACCGCTGCACTGCCGCCGCAGAACCCATAGCTCGTGAATCATAAAAGATTTCATCATCAATAATCCTACCAGGATTAAAGCCTGAAGCCCCAGCCCCTTGAGAGAGAATGACCGCAAAGGTTAAGCTTAGTAACAATCCTACTATCTTCTTCATTTACTCAACCACCACCGTCATGCCGTCAGCTACACCGTGAGACCTGCCTGAATTATACTCGATTGACACTGTCCACTTACCAGCAGCTCCTAATTCATCTCTACTCACCCGCATCGTTTGACATGAGGTTGAGCTTGGACCAGGAATTACTCCGGCCGTCTTTTTGACGACTCGATTGCCCAGTGTAAATACATAGGTACATGTACCATCCTGTTCGACAGCGTTCGTTACAAATCCGCTAGCGGTGATAGTATGCTTATCAACTGACTGCTCAACACTAGTCATCAGCACATAGACTGATTGTTTTTTTGTTTGAGGGTCGGTCTTTGGCTGCGGTGTCACATCAGTGTTTGGTCGAGCTGATTTATTATCTGGATTGTCCTCGACATTTTTAGTGTCTTTTTTCTCAGTTTTGGTTTTGTTTGGATTTACTCCACGACCCTGATCGTCAACCGTAAAAGCCTTGTCCTGATCTGAAAATGGCAACCATTTATTATAGTAAGCTGCCGCCACATACGAGCCAGCAACAACAATTGCCGCCAGTAGTGATATACTGATAATTTTCTTGCGTGATAGTTTAGAAAGTTTTTTCTGTTTCATAGTCATTACCCTAGGATAATGATACAGTAAAAAACCAATTTTTTCAAATTAACCACTAGCTTTTTGATTTTGCTTCAACGTGTTCTAACGAATATCTATCAATCGCCGTGTGGTCGTCCAATTTCGTCAACACTGCCCGACGTACGCCGCGCCATTTTTCTATATTATAAAAAATATTCAACACCAAGTAGAATAGCTTTCTTTTCCGTGAATATTGTTTATCACGCAGCGTAAATAACGTGTCGCGAATCCACCCGATGATGACCATTTTGGTTATCTGAGAAATAGTCGGTAGTGGCACATCAATACCCACACGACGAAGCCCCATCGTCTCGTCAAACATTCGCATTTTGTATTCACGCAGCTTAAATTCATTAGAATGCAACACATTACCCCTGGAGGCATAGGCTTTCATGTAGCCCGCGTTGATAACATCGCGGCCAAACAATTGATCTTCAGCATACGGAACATCTTGATATGGCAATTCACCAGTCAGATAACTGCGACGAGCAGCCGAGTTAACATCAGAATAAAACGCTACTTTATCATAGGTTTCCTGTTTTTTGATAAAAGAATCTTTGTAGAACAATGTTGTTCCAAAATCAGGACCAAAACCATTGAACACACCCATGATTTCGCGCTTCAACAAGGGAAAGGTGGTTGGCCGCGGGTCTTGTTTTCCCATAACACCAATGATACGGTCTGACAATTCAAACGGTTTCGTCATCTCATATAGCCAATATTTATGAGCGGGCGTAGCATCTTGTGACAGGTAAACCACGATGTCGCCTTTTGCATCATGAGCGGCGGCTGCCCGCGTCTTACCGTGACCATATTCCTCTTTTGTGATGGTTTTATACCGTAAGTTTGGGTGTTTTTTAGCATATTTTTTGATGATTTTTGGCGTCTTATCTGTGGAGCTTGTGTCGTAAATCAAAACTTCATAGGTTTTGTCAATTTTTTGTTTGAACACCATTTTTAGCAGATCATCCAAATAGTCCTCACCAAAATACGTTGGGATAAAAACAGTGATGTCGATTTTGTCCGTGTTGTTAGCCACCTATCACCTCACGAATCAGAATGCGCTCAACCTTCTTGTATGATTCGTCCCATGACAAATCTTTGACGCTTTCTGAAGCCTTTTTGGCATAGGTATTGATATTTTTGATCTCAACAACCTTACACAACTCATTAGCCAGTTCAATCGGTGAAGCCGCGGCGTAGTGGATGTATTTATTTTCACCCAAAACCAAGCTGTTGTTTTCGCCTTCGTTCATCACTGGGATACAACCAGCCGCCAGTAACTCGAGCGGCAGTAGCGACACGTTAGTAAGTGACAACACTAAGCACGCTTCAGACTCTTTGTACAGATCAGCCACGTCTTGGTGAGACAAGATACCGCGGTTGACATATGGAAATGGTATTTGATAATTCGACACATCCCAACCAAAGAACTCAATGGTGTATTCTGGATGTTTTTTGTGGAATTTATCTAGTGCAATCACACCCAACTCAAAAGCGCGGCGCTCAGTCACTGGGCGGGCATAGAAACAAATTTTCTTTTGCTTGTCGGCTTTATCTGCCAGGCGGTAGATGTTCATGTCAGCACCAAAGTCAAAATAATCCGCCTTCATGCCGTATTCGCTGACTTTCTTTGTCAGCCAACGACCAGCCGTAATGCCGTAAAAATTCATTTTGTACGTGTTTTCAGCCAACACCGCCTTTGACCCTAGCCCATAAAAGTACGGTTCAAAATCCTGCACAAAGTAAAACTTGTGTGCCTTAGTGTTGATGTTAAATACCGGGTAGGCCGTTTCCCATCCAGTAGCAATCAATGCGTCAGATTCAGTGTATTGTGACACTTTTTTTACGTCGACATCAAAATTGAAACTCTCTGATAAAATCGCCTTAGCTTCAGCTGGTGACTGTGGGTGAATTCCTTCATAGATGTAAAAAGTTACGTCGTGACCCTGTTCTTGCAAGAATCGAGCAAAACGA harbors:
- a CDS encoding glycosyltransferase family 2 protein, producing MANNTDKIDITVFIPTYFGEDYLDDLLKMVFKQKIDKTYEVLIYDTSSTDKTPKIIKKYAKKHPNLRYKTITKEEYGHGKTRAAAAHDAKGDIVVYLSQDATPAHKYWLYEMTKPFELSDRIIGVMGKQDPRPTTFPLLKREIMGVFNGFGPDFGTTLFYKDSFIKKQETYDKVAFYSDVNSAARRSYLTGELPYQDVPYAEDQLFGRDVINAGYMKAYASRGNVLHSNEFKLREYKMRMFDETMGLRRVGIDVPLPTISQITKMVIIGWIRDTLFTLRDKQYSRKRKLFYLVLNIFYNIEKWRGVRRAVLTKLDDHTAIDRYSLEHVEAKSKS
- a CDS encoding lipopolysaccharide biosynthesis protein — encoded protein: MQNIKKDYLWNSLGSLLQSAISPVLLIVITRLNGIDDSGLFSFALSLSVVFWAVSLWGGRTYQVSDVKREFSSGGYVAVRFIASLIVAISAVVFCVLNGYNATKTGLIMILVTFKILESIADSLYGVLQIHHKLYVAGISLTMKAMLGFAAFMAVDIVTKNVIYGTLAILLVNVLIIFLYDILWVRRVEVINVSKKLCKEYIAQAVAIMKHTSAVFVVMFLTMFSLNIPRYFLDKSHPDQIGYFGIMAMPITLLGLFISFIIQPNVVNLSELLVKRKLKEFAQVVSKMNHITFGMGVLSVVLSYLIGVWVLNVIFGININNFQLDLTIMVIGAAANAFVSIYVNLLIIMRRFKGQFYTLLLTDILAVVVSMCLIERLAMLGSVLVFMMISLLQVTLLLVIYKRSLKDAIITDKDKGEL
- a CDS encoding DUF2142 domain-containing protein; its protein translation is MKTVREKLDSVKKKLVLLCSQPHKIYLIVGLIGALGFAIITPPFQGPDEPEHYIRVQYIAHGYVIPVNPKSTGASLPKSIGETLRLTFYDDEIRGFSAKKYDFNRTKQAVKRSLNPSERYQPPMVSYNFLTYLPAVPGVFLANVFNLSPVISLYIARILLALASVVIVYFAIKLLPGKKYLFTFVALLPMMLFQQSMVGTDGVSYALLLLFLAYTLRLYVQSTDIQRNQWIKLAMLCGAIVWSKPLLYLFLPLIIILVKKKHFWRWSIAATIISVLLLGANIVMANNAGEYEYRSDSLPQNIQSDKQLQNLKEHPRRGPRVLWNSYMTSFGDDEARGVIGTFGAADTLYPLWMGYIYIFVLGMTATVSLGKDKSKLTIPNSWRWLAVGLAAVHFVAVNVAIYLTYTPYNFDIIYGVQGRYFLPTLIIIFMAIFLGRGAELKPQDKKNIIMISSLIILLLVIMALLITFQRYFMYTP
- a CDS encoding glycosyltransferase family 8 protein, coding for MNKGTLNVIYQSDDNYAVVSAISIVSLLENNKHLKEINIFYLGHQLKKASINKFNKMVGNYQNATITFVDVSSYPDELKEIGVKAWKGLYITWYKMLAFAKLDIKTDRILYINPHTVISGALDGLLELDFEDNVMALSYDATMVNAHKEVIGLKPTDGYFNCGIMLINHKKWMKDKIDAKMREHLRHNHYEVADQDLCNVFFKGKIKKVGVEYNFSTVFYGYDIKKYIKANGFLPESFYSYDEIMESYYTPKIIHSQFGMNGRPWQQGNENPVGILWRKYLHLTPWKNTTMPVAKKDMNWRLYDLLPQSIIVKLYAWAVNRKFARKK
- a CDS encoding SDR family oxidoreductase, whose product is MSKKYVILGAGGQLGKALCAMFPDAKALSREELDIADEEQVKAFDWSKYDVIINAAALVNADGSETDELRAKTWLANAYGPRNLAKIAIEQNKTLVHYSSDYVWDGREKNHQDDEVVAPLLVYGESKAAGDLAVSLVPKHYIMRVSWVVGDGHNMPKTMKNLADMRINPKVVDDQFGRLTFASEIARATKYFLDNNVAYGLYNVSNDGPVKSWHEIAADVFEYAGHDRNRVQPISTEEYAASKPGFAPRPLNSDMDLSKLRRAGFTPRDYTDMLKDYIKQLPVNG